The window AGGTTAGGGATAGTTGCACTAGGAAGTTTtgctctgcagtttttttttttttttcaatgttttttatttatttttgggacagagagagacagagcatgaacgggggaggggcggagagagagggagacacagaatcggaaacaggctccaggctccgagccatcagcccagagcctgacgcggggctcgaactcacggaccgcgagatcgtgacctggctgaagtcggacgctcaaccgactgcaccacccaggcgcccctgctctgcAGTTTTAAGTGCTTTTCAAAGTAAGGGAATTACTGCAGCAGAATCAGTTGTGTGTTTTAAGCTAAGCATTGTTTGGTGGAGGGGGAGCAGTTGGGATCGACAGAGTAAAAGTTACATTGAAGACCAGCCATGAGGGTGAACCTGATCAGAGATACCGAGCTCAATTTGTGAGCTTTGATCAGCAAGGACAGAAAAGAAGGGCGTGAGAAAGGCTGTATGGGGGAAGCAGTAACATAGCGGGCCATGAAGGCATCGGGAGAAGTTCACAGGAGGTTCAGTGTGGAAATTCGCTGACACGGAGGTAGACCAGAAAGCTGGTTTCCAGATGGAGGGGAGGACCTAGAAGCTATCAGGGCCTGTGGGAATTGTAGTATACCACCCCTGATGGACAGCTcactccaccaccaccacaaggGAAAGCACGCTCCCACTCCACCCTGGAAGTGCCCAGATAACTGAAGCTCACACTGAGTGCTTAAGAGCACTGTGAGCCGAGCGATGTGTTCATTGCAAAAGGTTATAATCATCTTCCCCTCTATGTTTCTAGTGAGCATTCCTGGTTCTATTTTTCCTAAAAACATCAGTTGGAACATTTTAAaactcaaggttttttttttttctttaaatttttaatgtttatttatttttgagagagacagtgtgagcagggaaggggcagagagagaaggagataatctgaagcaggctccaggctctgagctgtcagcacagagctggatgcggtgctggaactcacggaccgtgagatcatgacctgagccgaagtcggacgtttaaccgactgagccacccaggtgtcccaaaactcaagggttttttttttttttttcaacgtttatttatttatttgggacagagagagacagagcatgaacaggggaggggcagagagagagggagacacagaatatgaagcaggctccaggctccgagccatcagcccagagcccgacgcggggctcgaactcacggaccgcgagatcgtgacctggctgaaatcggacgcttaaccgactgcgccacccaggcgcccctcaagggtTTTTTGATAGCAACCGTACCTGATTCTCCGGCTTGGGCTGCTCTGCTCAAAGCTATCATACTCTTAGCTCCAGTCCTTGGGAGATGATCTGGGAATGGAAACCTCCATATAGTCCCTAGGAAGACAGTCTGTGAATATTTAATATCACCCTTTCAGGTACTAGATCCACATGTTGAGCAAAGACTCCAACCTGTTTAGCCTGCAGGCAGTGCTTGTAGTCTGTTTCCTCCCTGGTCCCGGACTTGAGTATCTTTATCTCCAGAGAAGGGGGCCGCTGGCCTGGTGGGAGTCCTGTCCATACCAGCCAGTATTACTAGAACTGGGTAAGAGCCTTAAGAGAGACCTATTCATTTTTGTTGTGGTTATCATGGGCCCAGATACCTAATTTCCTAAGAGTATCCCAAATAGGGGGCCCTTAGGTGGCTCCCAGTGAGGCCTGACAAATCAGTTATAGTACTGAACATATCCAGGATAATTCTATATCCTGTCTCCTCCCCAGTGCGGTCAGCCTCACTCCATCCCCAGAAAACATTAGAGGATGTGGCTGCAGGCTGAGGAGGAACATCTGTGCTCTTTTAGGAACCAGTGACTTTCAAGGACGTGGCTGTGGACTTCACCCAAGAGGAGTGGGGGCAGTTGGACCCTATTCAGAGGACCCTGTACCGTGACGTGATGCTGGAGACCTATGGGCATCTGCTCTCTGTGGGTAAGGTGGTGCTGCCTGAGTAAATGAAGGTGTTTCCATGCAATACCTTCtggttctctgtgtttaagagctCACAGGCTGTAACTATTGGTAATATATGTTAACTGGATTTAGTGTTATGATAATAACACTAAATGataatttcacaatgtatacaaatattgaaacatgtacacctgaaactgatataatgttctgtgtcaattacatctcagttttaaaaattagcaacGCATAACACCACCACTGACCAataacactcaataaataaaataaaaaataaataaataaaaaagagctcATGGGGGGGTCTCAAAAGGGCTGAGATGATCTTGAGCCCTCCTGAGGTTCAAGAACAAAATTCCTAATACTTATAAAGCATAAAGTATGCTTATTCTGCCCAAATGATAAGTCAGGGAAGAACAGGCAAGGACATTTTCAAGGCTACACAAGTCTGTGTTTTTTCCTCCATGTGTAGGGAATCAGATTGCCAAGCCGGAGGTCATCTCTCTGTTGGAGCAAGGAGAAGAACCATGGTCAGTGGAACAAGCATATCCTCAAAGCACTTGTCCAGGTGAGGGCAGGTGGGAGCAAGGAACTTTCCTCCAAGCCCTCCTTGTTTGAGAAAGGGGCTGAGGCCATGAGGAGTTACCTTCCTCAGAGACATTCACAATTTCCTCCAAGGAGCTGTATCCCATGTATTGACTTTTTTGTAGCCGTTGATTCAGAGCAAAGGTGGCCACCCTATTAACAAGGTAGCAGATTGTATGAGCTGCagtttcccttcctctccatccATTCTCCTGATGCCTCTCATATTCTCTGCTGCCCCTTTCTCTGAGATAATTTCTCACTCACTTACCTGCTTTTTAGtgtgttcatttccttttgtgacaGACTCATAGCCAGGAGccacagactctttttttttttaagggttttataTAGGTAATGTATTCACATGATTCAAAAAATTCAGAGCTACATAGAATGTGTGAGGTGAAAAATCTCACTTAATCTCCACATTATTTTaccccacctccccacagggcaCGTACACACAGGTAAccacttttcttttattataaatgtttcagctattttcttagtggtttccCTGGggattataattaatattttaatttatagtaaTGTACTTTGGTTAATACCATTAATTTTGGTAGCATACAAAAACTTTCCTTCTGTGTATTTCTATCCTCACCCATTTATGCTGTTATTGTCAGAAATTACATCTATACATAGTATGTCCATCAACACAGACTTACaattattgctttgtttttgtctttttttaaatttcttttttatttttgagagagagacagagcgtgactgggggaggggtagagagagagggagacacagaatccaaagcaggctctaggcctctggtgtggggcctgaactcaagagctgtgagatcatgatctgagctgaagtcagacgtttaaccaactgaaccacctaggtgcctgtttttggcttttaaatcagataggaaaaaaaaattacaagcaaaAAATGTGTTTAGACAGCCTTGTCATATTTACCTATGTAGTTACATTTATTGGTGTCCTGTATTTTGAGTTACTGCCTGTGTCCTGTCATTTCACCCAAAGGACTCCCATTTGTTTTAGAGCAGGTTTGCTGGCAGCAGACTCTCTCAGATGGTTTATCTTGGAGTGCTTTCCTTTCCCCCTCATTTTGGAAGGAGAGTTTTGCCACATACAGGATTCTTGGTTggcagtatttttctttgttaccTCCATGGTTTCCAGACAGGTATGCCCTGTTGGTCATATGAAGATCACTTGGATGTGATGAAtaccttttctcttgctgctttcagcaTCCTCTATCAGGCTTTGGCTTTTGAcagtttaattatgatgtgtaTTCTAGGTTCCCAGAAATGTTTTAGAACTTTTCAAAGCCCCTAAGAACGTCTTCTcccttggctttttaaaaatcgtTTTGGTTTTGCGTATTGTTTGCTTTAGCTGTTTGCCATCGTCTCAGGCggtaatgactttttttttttttatttttttttaatgtttatttatttttgagaccgagagagacagagcatgaatgggggaggggcagagagagagagagacacagaatcggaagcaggctccaggctctgagccatcagcccagagcctgatgcggggctcgaactcacaaaccgtgagatcgtgacctgagctgaagtcggacgctcaaccgactgagccacccaggtgccccggtaatGACTTTTTAATATACTGCCTGTAAATGTTTGACAAATACCTGCTTCCTAGAGGCTTCCAGCCCCTGACAATCTTTCAAGGGACTGACAACCACCAAATAGGTCAAATAATGACTATTCTTTGGGAATGAGGCTTTGGGGAACCCCCAGCTTCATTCTGTTCCCTCTAGTACCAGAAATATTGGCTGTTATTTTACAAGGCTGCTGCTGAGCCGGGGAGCCAGAGATGGGACCAGGGTAAGTTACAGTGCCCCAAAGCCCACTGTTCCAAAAATTCAGCTGTCTTTCTTGAATAAACTCTTCTCTGGGCTGCCAGAGGACTTTGGTTAATTTATAGAATTCTGAGGAAATTGATTCTGACAGTTTTTGGTTGCTTTTATGGAATGGTGAAATTTCAGAGGCcctattttgccatttttactgACCTCTTGCCCCAGATAAtcagttttaataatttctattataTGTTTCCAGAGTTTCCTTACACAGCTAAAAGCATATAGAGATACAGTTATTTTCA is drawn from Felis catus isolate Fca126 chromosome E2, F.catus_Fca126_mat1.0, whole genome shotgun sequence and contains these coding sequences:
- the ZNF606 gene encoding zinc finger protein 606 isoform X7, coding for MAAVNPWASWGVLTDQSWGMAAVHPWTSWALCPQDSAWPVEESPKEERKVTGLPTAQVQEPVTFKDVAVDFTQEEWGQLDPIQRTLYRDVMLETYGHLLSVGNQIAKPEVISLLEQGEEPWSVEQAYPQSTCPAELYRLLLEPASPAY